A window of Pseudodesulfovibrio hydrargyri contains these coding sequences:
- a CDS encoding Bbp19 family protein, which yields MPETSPLELHRAYRRLFETADGRTVMADLERRGCFMRPTYSTDRGRTEFNEGRRSLVLHVKQMLEPENFIEKENNR from the coding sequence ATGCCTGAGACCAGCCCGCTCGAACTGCACCGGGCCTACAGGCGGCTCTTCGAGACCGCCGACGGGCGCACGGTCATGGCCGACCTGGAGCGGCGTGGCTGCTTCATGCGGCCGACCTATTCCACGGACCGGGGCCGGACCGAATTCAACGAGGGCCGCAGGTCCCTGGTCCTGCACGTGAAGCAGATGCTTGAACCCGAAAACTTCATTGAAAAGGAGAACAACCGATGA